Proteins from one Poecile atricapillus isolate bPoeAtr1 chromosome 6, bPoeAtr1.hap1, whole genome shotgun sequence genomic window:
- the LOC131580632 gene encoding homeobox protein vex1-like, which produces MEKGPFSVEWLAQSSLGGAREMPGESRPCPLGPPAQRRAGHGHHCVTARGARGPPREGSPEGSPLQTSPSVPAELPREPERRSPGHEAVAAGAAPGRSRTKFSAAQLQELERSFREQRYIGAGEKRRLAAVLNLSQSQIKTWFQNRRMKFKRQTQDARIEALFSGLFLPYHYSDMATSSYPHGVDVNVSATAAVSLHPAVPNPALLPSVPAQSLQPVLPSPALLLPPGPGLSCYSSVLPAVTLTTEFIKD; this is translated from the exons atggagaaGGGGCCCTTCTCAGTGGAGTGGctggcccagagcagcctcggcggagccagggagatgcccGGTGAGTCCCGGCCGTGCCCTCTGGGTCCCCCCGCGCAGCGGCGGGCGGGGCACGGCCACCACTGTGTCACCGCCCGCGGGGCCCGGGGCCCGCCGAGGGAAGGGTCCCCCGAAGGGTCCCCCCTTCAGACGTCCCCATCTGTCCCCGCAGAGCTGCCCCGGGAGCCGGAGCGCCGCAGCCCCGGGCACGAAGCGGTGGCGGCGGGGGCCGCGCCCGGGCGGTCCCGCACCAAGTTCTCGGCAgcgcagctgcaggagctggagcgcAGCTTCCGCGAGCAGCGCTACATCGGAGCCGGGGAGAAGCGGCGCTTGGCCGCCGTGCTGAACCTCTCCCAGAGCCAG ATAAAAACGTGGTTTCAGAATCGTCGTATGAAGTTCAAACGCCAGACTCAAGATGCCAGGATAGAAGCTCTTTTCTCGGGCTTGTTTCTGCCCTATCATTACTCAGACATGGCTACATCCAGCTATCCTCATGGAGTGGATGTCAATGTCTctgctactgctgctgtttcccttCACCCAGCTGTGCCAAACCCTGCCTTGTTACCTTCTGTTCCAGCTCAGTCTCTTCAGCCAGTTTTGCCAAGTCCAGCTTTACTATTGCCTCCCGGGCCAGGATTATCTTGTTACTCTTCTGTGCTTCCAGCAGTGACTCTAACCACTGAATTCATAAAAGACTGA
- the LOC131580633 gene encoding homeobox protein vent1-like — protein MNRTQIPSAETEPHGVRPHICCAPPPRAPTSLGSPTVLVRAKPRRGSPRAGRPADSEPCAEERSGADPRDITEPCPSEPAPDGGWLSADESSGYESESAGGERGGARGRQRRARTAFTSEQVCRLEKTFQRHKYLGATERRKLAAALQLSEIQIKTWFQNRRMKLKRQIQDHQHSLVSPVPVLSYAPGTSPALFQDGLHYPFAAQHQRLLPFTPMPAVQFSFSFPRYDASQSTYHFMANELSYYHQHLLPHPSFHPVMQNKMDSQCHPVYAL, from the exons ATGAATCGGACCCAGATCCCTTCGGCAGAGACCGAGCCCCACGGGGTCAGGCCCCACATCTGCTGTGCGCCCCCTCCCCGCGCccccacctctctgggcagtccCACGGTCCTGGTCAGAGCCAAGCCCCGACGGGGCAGCCCCCGGGCGGGCCGGCCCGCCGACAGCGAGCCCTGCGCGGaggagcggagcggagccgaTCCCCGGGATATCACCGAGCCCTGCCCGTCGGAGCCAG cccccgaCGGCGGCTGGCTCAGCGCCGACGAGTCCTCGGGCTACGAGAGCGAGAGCGCAGGAGGCGAGCGCGGCGGGGCCCgcgggcggcagcggcgggcgCGCACCGCCTTCACCTCGGAGCAGGTCTGCCGCCTGGAGAAAACCTTCCAGCGCCACAAGTACCTGGGCGCCACGGAGCGGAGGAAGCTGGCGGCTGCCTTGCAGCTCTCGGAGATCCAG ATTAAGACCTGGTTTCAGAACCGGAGGATGAAACTGAAGAGACAGATACAGGACCACCAGCACAGCCTCGTGTCCCCTGTTCCAGTCCTCAGCTACGCCCCGGGGACCTCACCAGCTCTGTTTCAGGATGGTCTCCACTACCCCTTTGCTGCCCAGCACCAGAGACTCCTGCCTTTTACCCCGATGCCTGCTGTGCAGTTCAGCTTCTCCTTTCCCAGATATGATGCATCACAAAGCACCTACCACTTTATGGCAAATGAACTGTCCTACTACCATCAACACCTTCTTCCTCATCCTTCTTTCCATCCAGTTATGCAGAACAAAATGGACAGTCAATGCCACCCTGTATATGCATTATAA
- the LOC131580432 gene encoding homeobox protein vent1-like isoform X2 produces MTKAPFSVEWLSQSSQALKSPTEGSPHRASSAGRSDRQEQPAGPRDGSGGRSSRERVAAAPASGAGGRPAAQAVPEEGPEWPGPEEPCGRGGRRLRTAFSAEQISTLESSFQRQQYLGAAERRQLAGRMRLSEVQIKTWFQNRRMKLKRQLQELRTEPFCSPALPYGPQGAVLPLPLTYVARPPPLPRQGAAPEGFPLAALPAPALDLSSACRAQPVGFWAAPCFVEYRDPRAFLLGV; encoded by the exons ATGACGAAGGCCCCTTTCTCCGTGGAATGGTTGTCCCAGAGCAGCCAAGCTCTCAAGAGCCCCACCGAGGGCTCTCCACACCGAGCATCGTCCGCGGGCCGGAGCGATCGGCAGGAGCAGCCGGCGGGCCCGCGGGACGGCAGCGgcggcaggagcagcagggagcgTGTGGCGGCCGCTCCCGCCTCAG GAGCCGGCGGGAGGCCAGCGGCCCAGGCCGTGCCCGAGGAGGGCCCCGAGTGGCCGGGCCCCGAGGAGCCGTgcgggcgcggcgggcggcggctccGCACGGCGTTCAGCGCGGAGCAGATCAGCACCCTGGAGAGCTCCTTCCAGCGCCAGCAGTACCTGGGCGCCGCCGAGCGCCGGCAGCTGGCCGGCAGGATGCGCCTCTCCGAGGTGCAG ATCAAGACCTGGTTTCAGAACCGGCGGATGAAGCTGAAGCGGCAGCTGCAGGAGTTGAGAACCGAGCCCTTCTGCAGCCCCGCTCTCCCTTACGGACCTCAGGGCGCTGTGCTGCCCTTGCCGCTCACGTACGTGGCCCGGCCTCCGCCTCTGCCCCGCCAAGGGGCTGCCCCCGAGGGCTTCCCTCTGGCCGCCCTGCCCGCACCCGCCCTGGACCTCAGCAGcgcctgcagagcacagcctgtCGGCTTCTGGGCAGCACCCTGCTTTGTAGAGTACCGGGACCCCAGAGCTTTCTTGCTGGGTGTCTGA
- the LOC131580432 gene encoding homeobox protein HMX1-like isoform X1 has product MVVPEQPSSQEPHRGLSTPSIVRGPERSAGAAGGPAGRQRRQEQQGACGGRSRLRYRDHRDGPGLRAGLGHPRARQGILRGAAGAEEAGGSPRGARARLTLSSLSLSAGAGGRPAAQAVPEEGPEWPGPEEPCGRGGRRLRTAFSAEQISTLESSFQRQQYLGAAERRQLAGRMRLSEVQIKTWFQNRRMKLKRQLQELRTEPFCSPALPYGPQGAVLPLPLTYVARPPPLPRQGAAPEGFPLAALPAPALDLSSACRAQPVGFWAAPCFVEYRDPRAFLLGV; this is encoded by the exons ATGGTTGTCCCAGAGCAGCCAAGCTCTCAAGAGCCCCACCGAGGGCTCTCCACACCGAGCATCGTCCGCGGGCCGGAGCGATCGGCAGGAGCAGCCGGCGGGCCCGCGGGACGGCAGCGgcggcaggagcagcagggagcgTGTGGCGGCCGCTCCCGCCTCAGGTACCGCGACCACCGGGACGGCCCGGGGCTCCGGGCGGGCCTGGGACATCCCCGGGCACGGCAAGGCATCCTGCGCGGTGCCGCGGGGGCGGAGGAGGCGGGCGGCTCCCCACGCGGTGCCCGGGCCCGGCTGACCCTCtcctccttgtccctgtccgCAGGAGCCGGCGGGAGGCCAGCGGCCCAGGCCGTGCCCGAGGAGGGCCCCGAGTGGCCGGGCCCCGAGGAGCCGTgcgggcgcggcgggcggcggctccGCACGGCGTTCAGCGCGGAGCAGATCAGCACCCTGGAGAGCTCCTTCCAGCGCCAGCAGTACCTGGGCGCCGCCGAGCGCCGGCAGCTGGCCGGCAGGATGCGCCTCTCCGAGGTGCAG ATCAAGACCTGGTTTCAGAACCGGCGGATGAAGCTGAAGCGGCAGCTGCAGGAGTTGAGAACCGAGCCCTTCTGCAGCCCCGCTCTCCCTTACGGACCTCAGGGCGCTGTGCTGCCCTTGCCGCTCACGTACGTGGCCCGGCCTCCGCCTCTGCCCCGCCAAGGGGCTGCCCCCGAGGGCTTCCCTCTGGCCGCCCTGCCCGCACCCGCCCTGGACCTCAGCAGcgcctgcagagcacagcctgtCGGCTTCTGGGCAGCACCCTGCTTTGTAGAGTACCGGGACCCCAGAGCTTTCTTGCTGGGTGTCTGA